A window of Methanosphaera sp. WGK6 genomic DNA:
AAATTTACATATTTTAGAATCTATATTTGGAATTAGTATGTTATAATTTTCAAATAATTGTTTATTACCTATTAGACAAGGTTTATTATTCACTTTTCCTTTTAATCCCATACCTAGTTCTATTTTGAAGTCTTTCACATCATATAATGAATCAAAAGTATAGTTTTCATTATAATAATTGATTATTGTTTTAGATAATGGATGTTCGGAGTATGATTCAAGGGAAGCGGTTATTTTCAGGAATTCTTCGTCATCATCTGTTAAACAAACTTTGTTTATAACTTTTGGTACTCCGGATGTAATAGTTCCTGTTTTATCAAATAATATTTTATCTGTTTTATATAGTGTTTCTAATTTTTCTGCATTTTTAACAAGAATTCCATATTTTGATAAATTTCCAATTGCTGCTACTATTGCTGTTGGTGTTGCAAGTATTAATGCGCATGGACAAAATACTACTAGAACTGTCACTGCTTTTGTTACATCTTTAGTTAATAAACCTGTAAGTATTGCTGTTCCAAGAGATGCAATTACTATGTAGTTGGCCCATTTATCTGCTTCTCTTATAACTTCACTGTCTTGTGTACTTACATTTTCAATTAATTTAATTAATTTTTGTAATGAGTTATCTTCACCATTTTCTGTTGCTTTAATAATTAGTGTTCCATAGTTATTTATTGTTCCAGCATATACTTCATCATCTACTGTTTTATCTACAGGTAATGATTCTCCTGTAAGAATTGACTGGTTAACTGAACTATTGCCTTCTATTATAATTCCATCTGTAGGAATTGTCTCTCCAGGTAATACTTTAATGGTATCATCTATTTTTAGTTTTAATGCATTTATTTTCTTTTCAGTCTTTCCTTGGATTATTCTAGCTGTTGTTGGTTGAAGTTCAACTAATTTTTCAATTCTTAATTGTGTAGAGGATACTGTGAATTCTTCAAGTAAACTTCCAATTTCCATAATTAATGCTATTTCACCTGCTGCAAATACTTCTCCAATAAGTAGTGATGCTATTATTCCTAGTGATACAAGTATATCTGCTTTTATATCATGTTCATAGATTAATGCTTGTATAGCATAGTAGACTATTGGGACTGCACATAAAATTACTGCAATCCATGCAAAGTTGAAGTTGTATATTGTTATGTTATTAAAGCTTATGATTAAGGCTATGGTTGATATTATTATTCTTAATATGTCTGTTTTAAATTCTTCTATTTTCTCATTCATTGTTCACACCTTTTTTGGGAAAATATTATTGTTTATCTATTTGTTTTATAGGTAAGTAAAATGGTTTTAATTCGTATAAATATAAGTAAAATAATCCAAATAAGAAAAATATGGCTAAACTTATGTGTATTATAGAATTACCTATGATTTTTATTATTTGATTCATATGTTTCATCTTTTTTGAGTATATTTTTTAAGTTTATTGTTAGTAATCAAGTATTTTGTATTAGGTGTAATGTTTCTTGATTTATTGGGGAACTAACAAATATACCTATACCCCTATAGGTATATAATATTAGTATTAAAACTAGTAGTATTTAAAGATATTTTCGTATAATATAATGATAATTAAGAGAAGTTAAAAAAATTTAAGTTTACTTAAATTCATAAAAATAATTGAACTTTATTAAAAAAAATTGAAAGAATGAATATATACATCTAAACCCTATTCTTTCATGATTATATTTTATTTTGGATATACATTTGGTCCTTTTATTGCAGTGTTATTAGTATATGTGTTTTTAGATTCTATTATTGCTTTTTTGGTAAATGCTGCGCCCCCATAGTTTGCATGGTTTTTAATGAACTTGTTTCCAACTACATTACATGTTATTCCATCATTATAGAGTCCTCCACCAAGGGATGCATTACCACTTACAATATTATTACTGGTGATGTTCATATTCTTTGCATTGAATATTGTTCCACCCATATTTGCTTTATTTCCTGTGAAGTTACTATTTTTTACTGTGAAGTTTCCTATATTATAGATTGCTCCTCCACTTTTACTTGCAACACAATAAGTTATAATATCACTGTCTACTGCTACTGTGTTGTTAGAGAATATTGCTCCTCCATACACTGCCTTGTTTCCAGTCATTTTGTTGGATTTAAGTGTTACTATTCCTTTGTTTGCTACTGCTCCTCCAGTTTGTGAAGCATTATTATAACGGATTGTGTTTTTCTGGATGAGTACTACTCCTCCATTATATATGGCTCCACCATATTTTCCACGATTAGACTCAAATGTGTTACTGGTAATTGTTCCATTAGCATTATTAAACATAGCTCCACCTAGTTGACCAGCAGTGTTTAATGCAAATTTATTTGATGTTACTGTGATATTTCTTGCATTATGTACTGCTCCACTCCACTGGTTGGCAGTGTTTTGTGTGAAATTGTTATTTTGTATGTTCATTACTCCAAAGTTGTAGATTGCTCCACCATTTTTAGTCACATGATTGGATATGAAATAATTATTATTAGTTATACTAGCATTTCCACTTGAGTATATTGCTCCTCCAAATGCTGCGGAATTATTTGTGAAATTATTATATTTTAAATTAATATATCCTTTACTATTTATTACTCCACCAGAATTTAATGCATTATTATTGATAATCGTGTTATTATGTAGTGTTAAATTACCTTCATTAAGTATTGCCCCACCATAACGAGCAGTATTTTCTTTTATTGTACTGTTAGTCAGTGTAAGATTTCCTTTATTTATTATTGCTCCACCACTTGTAGCATTACCTTGTTTAAATAAAATATTGCTAATTTTTAAGTTGTAACCCTGTGCTATAGATAATATCTGATTTTTATATAATCCATTGAATATAATATTCATTCCAGGATCACCCACAATTTGCAGTACTTTAATGGGTGTGGTTTTACTATTAATTGTAATTGGTGTTGTATATGTATCAGTGGTTTTATTATTTATTGTTACAAGATGTATTATTCCATTATTAGTTACTATTTTAAGTGCATTAGTTATATTTGTAGGATTAGTTCTTGTTTTTCCATTACCTCTTGCATTACTATTTACATATACATCTACCAATCCACTAGATATGAATGTGGTATTTGTTCTATAACCAGTATATGTAATATTTCCAGAATATGTTACTTGAACATAGTATGTTCCTATTTCTGTAAGATATACTGTTGTATTAAATACACCTCTATTGTTAGTAGTTAGAGTATATGTCTTGTTATTTATAGTTAAATTGATTGTTTGATTAGGTAGTACTTCTGATGTATATAAGTTTAGTAATCTACCCTGAATTTCTAAGTTATTGTATATTTCCTGATTAAATATTCCATTTAATTCAATGTAACTTATTTTTTGTTCTATATCTACTTCAGTAGTATTTTCAGATTGAGTATATTTGTTATTACCCATATATTTAGCTGATATACTTATTTTATCGGATTTAGTGGTTATATAATTATAGACATAGACTCCATTATTATTAGTTTTAATGTTTATAGTGTTATTTTTAATTACTAATTGTATCGTTGCATTAGGTATTATTGCACCATATTCATCAGTAAGTGTACCATTAATTGTTAGGTTATTTCCAGCAGTTATTGGGTTTCTATATTTGCTAATAGAGAGTATTGTATTTACTTTACTAACATCAATTATTGTTTCTTCATAAGAGTCTAGATATTGTTTTATTCCATTAAATTGAACTTTTACTGTTATTAGACCTACTTTTGTGGGTATTGTTGAATAATTATATGATCCTGTTGTATTGGTTTTTAGTTGAATTATGTTATTATTTAGATTTAATGTTATTAATTGGTTAGCTATACCAATTCCGTTCTTATTAAGTAGTTGTCCTTTTATTGTTATGTTTTCTGCAAGTGTTATTGTCTGTTCTGTATCTATTGTTAATGTTGTAATCATGGGTTCTACATCAAACCAGGTTTCATTTTGTGTGGGATTATAAGTAGTATCTCCTTCAAATAATACTGTTACTATTACAGTAGTCACATTACTTGAAATATAATTATAACTATACATGCCATCTTTATTGGTAGTTACATTTACATCAGATTTGTCTGTTTTAATAGTTATTGTTTTATTAGATAATCCTTTATTGTCTGTATCAGTAAGTATTCCTGTAATTACTTCTATTTCTCCGATACTAATTGAATCCATAGCTTCATTTACTGTTAAGTGTGTATTTTTCTTATTATCTGTATTTTGAATAGTTTCTTGCTGATTTTCTTTCAATGTTTTTTCTATATTTTTATTTGTAGTTGTTATTTGGTTTATATGAGTATCACTGGTATTGGACAGAGAAACTACTTCAGTATTCTCAGAGGCAGTTATGTTATCAGTTGCATTTACTGGAGAGAATACTATAAATAATATCATTATCGTTGTAAATAAGAATAATGGTTTTATATTATTATTCATTATATATTTTCCTCCAATTAGGGGTTATATTTTAAAATTTAATAGTTTTTATTTGATTTTATTCTACTTTTAAATTTTTTTTAAGCTATATTTTTATTTGATTAAAATAATATTAATTTTTATTCATTTTAAATTAATAATAAATATATATGTGATATAAATTAAATCTAATAATGTTAATACATTATATTTCATCTACTTTTTATTAGATACTAAAATAATTTAATATACTATTTTTAATTAATTATTGAGTTTACTATTATATAATAAAGAGATTTCATGAAGTATATGTAATAATATTTGAAGGAAAAATGATATTATGAATTGGAATTTAGATTATACTGATAAGCGAGTAGTTATAACTGCTATATTTTGTATGGCATTTACAATTGCAAACTTAATTACAGTAAAAATTATAGATTTAAACATCTTTGGACTTGAAGTTCCAGCAGGTGTTCTTATCTATCCATTAGTTTACATTTTAACAAATGTAATGACAGAAGTATATGGCGAAGAAACAGCAAGAAGAACATTAATACTTGGTATTGCTGCTGATGTATTATTTGTATTCATGACCACATTAATGTTATTCTTACCATCACCTGGATGGTATACAGGAGATTCAAGTTTAGCATTTGTATTTACACAAACTCCTAGAATATTAGTAGCTTCATATATTAGTTACTTAGCTGGAAACCTTGTAAATGCAAGAGTTACAACAATAGTTAACCGTGGAACATCATACTTAACACTTAAAAACTATGGAGCTATTTCTCTTGGAGAATTAGTTGATAATATATTATTCATAGGTTTAGCATTTATTGGATCAGTACCATTAATAGATGTTGTAATAATGATATTCAGTCACTGGGTAATAAGTTTAATTTGGTGTGCAATCGCTCAACCATTTACTAATAAGACAGTTAAATGGGCAGCTGAAGGTAAACCTGTTGAAGCTTAAATTAAGACTATTTTTTTATAGAAGAGATACTCTCTTCTAATTTTTTTTTATTTATATTATGAATGACCTATTGAAATAAGGTTTATAATTAAACATATCTATTTTAAAATAATTTATATTAGTTTATAAGAGTTCATATATTATATAGAATCCCTTTTTATTTTATATAATGTTATACTTAATATTAATTATGAAAGATGCAGACATTATTTTAAATAATATTTACAATAGGAAAAGTGTGCGTAAGTTCACTGCTGATGAAGTTAATAATGAGGATTTAATTAAAGTTTTACGTGCTGGTAGTAGTGCTCCTTCAACTTTAAATCTTCAACCATGGCATTTTATTGTATTTAAAAATTCTAAGACTCTTAAAAGTATGGCTGATATTCATGAATATTCTAAGATGTTTAATGAAGCTAAGGCAGGTATTATTGTTGCAGGTGATATTAATAAGACTTTAAAGGGTGCTGAAGAATTTTGGATTCAGGATTGTGCTGCAGCTACTGAGAATATATTACTTGCTATTGAGGCTTTGAATCTTGGTGCTGTTTGGACAGGAATTTATCCAATTGAGGAACGTTTTAAAAAGTTAGCTGATTATTTTAATCTACCTTCTAATATTATTCCATTTTCTTTGATTGCTATTGGTCATCCTGATGGTCCTCAAAATGTTTTAGATAAGTGGAATGAATCTCGAATTCATTGGGAAACTTGGGATTAATCTAATTTTTTTCTTATTTTTTTCTAAATTTGTATTACTTTTTAATATTTTACTTTATATACTAGTATTAATTTATTACTTTTTAGGGCTTTTGAATTAAAAAAGTATTACTAAATAATGTTTATATCAGTATTCTTTGGAATATTATCTATAATACTTAAATTTAAGCTTATTTGTATAGTTAATAATCAGATACTTTATATATTAGGGATAATATATTTCATAAATAGAAGTTAATAACATATTATTTTCTTGTATTAAATTATGTAGGATGTGAACAACTATGATTTTTGAAGGATATGTTTATGCTATATCATTAGGATGCAGTTTATTATGCTATGGATATGGGTACTATAAATTTAGAAAAGCAACTTCCCCAAATAATAAGAATAATATAATAGATACAAATATAAATAAAGTAGCTCAAATTACTTCAAAATAAACACCACATTTAATTTCTTTTTTTATAAAATACCATAAACTTTATATTTATTGAATGATTATATTTCTTATAGAATATAGAATAATTAAATATTTTAATAACATACAGTAATAAAATATGAGGTTGAATTATAATGAAACAAACATTCAATAACATGAACCCAAACATGAATCTAAACAATATATTACTAGTAATGTATATATTATCATTTCTCATACAATGGTCAATACTTAGATTCATATTAAATCTAGTAACACTATGGTTATTTAGACCATTTATATTTGTTTTATTTATAATAGATGCAATAACAATATTCCTAATGAAAAATAAAACAATAAAACGACCCTCATTTATATTATCTAAGATATGGGATATAATAGATTATTTCATAAAACCAAAATACAATAGTCAACAAAATAATTTCCAAGAAAATATGATAATACTAACAAAACTTGGGGAAATAGGAACAAAAATAACAAATACATTTAACAACATAAAAATAAAACTTATCAATTTCAAAGATAATATAATAAACCTACGAAAAGAAAACAATAAATACAATACAGAACGACAAATTAATAAATTCAGCAATGAAATAGGTAGTAAAGTAACAATAGAATATATAGAGCCTGGAAAAAAACTACATAAAAAAACATTTAAATATAAAGATAGACTAACAAGCTACATCAGAGTACTTGAAAGCAATGGATACAAAGATTACACAAAATATAATGTAAACTTAGATACTGCACCAGCATATATAATCATAAATAAAAACAGGGATTTAGTTGATATAGAAAAAAATATAATAAAATTAAATCACAATACTACTGATTATTCATTTATATTAAATGACTGGCCTAAAAAATAGGATAAATACAATTCTATTCATACTTTCTTTTTTTCTATAACTAATGTGTTAAATTACCAAAATATATTTAAACTAATTTTTAGTATAATATTAATTATTTAAAACAAATAAGGAGTTAACTAATGAAAGTTGTAACATTAATGACTACATATAATCGTAATGGAAATACTAGAAAAATAGTGGATAGATTAACTACTGGAATTAAGGATGCTGAAGGAAGTAATGAAATATTATATATGGGTGATTATAATATAGGTTTCTGTACGGGATGTGGTACATGTAAATCTGGTGGTGGATGTGTACTTGATGATGATTACAATAAATTACTAGATAAAATAAGACAAGCAGATTATTTTATTTTCTCAGCACCTATATATTATGGAGATCTTGCAGCACAATCAAAAGTATTTATTGATAGGTTAGGTTCTATTGGAAATGATGAAAACCTTGAAATGAAAGAGAAAAAAACAATGATTATCTTAACTCATTTAAGTAGTACTATTAATGATTTTGTAATTGAAAACACTCATCGTGGTATTGTAACAGCTAACTTTAAAGTAAATAAAATTTTGGATATTGGAGATTTATTATTAAGAACTGTTGATAAATAC
This region includes:
- a CDS encoding cation-translocating P-type ATPase; the encoded protein is MNEKIEEFKTDILRIIISTIALIISFNNITIYNFNFAWIAVILCAVPIVYYAIQALIYEHDIKADILVSLGIIASLLIGEVFAAGEIALIMEIGSLLEEFTVSSTQLRIEKLVELQPTTARIIQGKTEKKINALKLKIDDTIKVLPGETIPTDGIIIEGNSSVNQSILTGESLPVDKTVDDEVYAGTINNYGTLIIKATENGEDNSLQKLIKLIENVSTQDSEVIREADKWANYIVIASLGTAILTGLLTKDVTKAVTVLVVFCPCALILATPTAIVAAIGNLSKYGILVKNAEKLETLYKTDKILFDKTGTITSGVPKVINKVCLTDDDEEFLKITASLESYSEHPLSKTIINYYNENYTFDSLYDVKDFKIELGMGLKGKVNNKPCLIGNKQLFENYNILIPNIDSKICKFRGSTVIYTYYDNKFLGVLMIQDTPRAEMKNTINNLKQNHYEPILLTGDNEEVAKDISYQVGIEKIQANCLPETKLEYVENRQRELKKVMMIGDGINDASALKKADVGVAMGDVGSDITIDSADIVFINDDIKYLPYLLHMSKKTLKTIDRGILFAMTLNIIAVILGIMGILTPITGALVHNVGSVIVIIFAALLFKEKPDINRIK
- a CDS encoding Ig-like domain repeat protein, with amino-acid sequence MNNNIKPLFLFTTIMILFIVFSPVNATDNITASENTEVVSLSNTSDTHINQITTTNKNIEKTLKENQQETIQNTDNKKNTHLTVNEAMDSISIGEIEVITGILTDTDNKGLSNKTITIKTDKSDVNVTTNKDGMYSYNYISSNVTTVIVTVLFEGDTTYNPTQNETWFDVEPMITTLTIDTEQTITLAENITIKGQLLNKNGIGIANQLITLNLNNNIIQLKTNTTGSYNYSTIPTKVGLITVKVQFNGIKQYLDSYEETIIDVSKVNTILSISKYRNPITAGNNLTINGTLTDEYGAIIPNATIQLVIKNNTINIKTNNNGVYVYNYITTKSDKISISAKYMGNNKYTQSENTTEVDIEQKISYIELNGIFNQEIYNNLEIQGRLLNLYTSEVLPNQTINLTINNKTYTLTTNNRGVFNTTVYLTEIGTYYVQVTYSGNITYTGYRTNTTFISSGLVDVYVNSNARGNGKTRTNPTNITNALKIVTNNGIIHLVTINNKTTDTYTTPITINSKTTPIKVLQIVGDPGMNIIFNGLYKNQILSIAQGYNLKISNILFKQGNATSGGAIINKGNLTLTNSTIKENTARYGGAILNEGNLTLHNNTIINNNALNSGGVINSKGYINLKYNNFTNNSAAFGGAIYSSGNASITNNNYFISNHVTKNGGAIYNFGVMNIQNNNFTQNTANQWSGAVHNARNITVTSNKFALNTAGQLGGAMFNNANGTITSNTFESNRGKYGGAIYNGGVVLIQKNTIRYNNASQTGGAVANKGIVTLKSNKMTGNKAVYGGAIFSNNTVAVDSDIITYCVASKSGGAIYNIGNFTVKNSNFTGNKANMGGTIFNAKNMNITSNNIVSGNASLGGGLYNDGITCNVVGNKFIKNHANYGGAAFTKKAIIESKNTYTNNTAIKGPNVYPK
- a CDS encoding queuosine precursor transporter; this encodes MNWNLDYTDKRVVITAIFCMAFTIANLITVKIIDLNIFGLEVPAGVLIYPLVYILTNVMTEVYGEETARRTLILGIAADVLFVFMTTLMLFLPSPGWYTGDSSLAFVFTQTPRILVASYISYLAGNLVNARVTTIVNRGTSYLTLKNYGAISLGELVDNILFIGLAFIGSVPLIDVVIMIFSHWVISLIWCAIAQPFTNKTVKWAAEGKPVEA
- a CDS encoding nitroreductase family protein, whose amino-acid sequence is MKDADIILNNIYNRKSVRKFTADEVNNEDLIKVLRAGSSAPSTLNLQPWHFIVFKNSKTLKSMADIHEYSKMFNEAKAGIIVAGDINKTLKGAEEFWIQDCAAATENILLAIEALNLGAVWTGIYPIEERFKKLADYFNLPSNIIPFSLIAIGHPDGPQNVLDKWNESRIHWETWD
- a CDS encoding flavodoxin family protein encodes the protein MKVVTLMTTYNRNGNTRKIVDRLTTGIKDAEGSNEILYMGDYNIGFCTGCGTCKSGGGCVLDDDYNKLLDKIRQADYFIFSAPIYYGDLAAQSKVFIDRLGSIGNDENLEMKEKKTMIILTHLSSTINDFVIENTHRGIVTANFKVNKILDIGDLLLRTVDKYTEDELEGFEDIGYELEDYEVIPHKLDLENNTL